A genome region from Pirellulales bacterium includes the following:
- the infA gene encoding translation initiation factor IF-1, giving the protein MAEKEEALEVEGTVTQALANTRFRVTLEGGHTVIAHVAGRMRKNFIRIVPGDKVRVELSPYDLTKGRITFRER; this is encoded by the coding sequence ATGGCGGAAAAAGAAGAAGCTTTAGAGGTGGAAGGTACTGTGACGCAGGCGCTGGCGAACACGCGCTTTCGAGTAACGCTCGAAGGGGGTCACACGGTGATCGCTCACGTGGCGGGCCGCATGCGCAAGAACTTCATTCGTATCGTGCCGGGTGACAAGGTGCGGGTCGAGCTTTCCCCGTATGACCTCACCAAGGGACGCATCACGTTCCGCGAGCGTTAA